The sequence below is a genomic window from Pelorhabdus rhamnosifermentans.
GCCGGCGCCAAAGGGCGGCATGGGACAGATTTTATCGCTGTCGGCATGATAGGCCTGATAGTTTTTGGATGGCTTTTCTGTCGGTTGTTTGCGCATGGGCTGCTGGATGCTGTCATAGCTATCAGGCAGTTCAATTTTTTCGCGCATATGACCGACGATTTCGTCCATGAGCATGATAACGGGAACGCGGTATTTTTCGGAGAGTTCATAAGCCCGCAAGGTTAAGGTAAATGTTTCGGGTACACTGGACGGCGTGAGAGCAATGATGGAATGATCGCCGTGTGTTCCCCAACGGGCTTGCATGATGTCGGCCTGAGAAGGGGACGTTGGCTGACCTGTCGACGGACCGACGCGCTGGACATTGGCAATGACGATGGGGACTTCGGCGATGGCGGCGTAGCCAATGAGTTCTTGTTTTAAGGAAAAGCCGGGGCCGCTTGTGGCTGTTAAGACTTTTTTGCCTGCGAGAGAGGCACCAATAATCACACCGATACCGGAAATTTCATCTTCCATTTGAATAAATTTACCGCCTACTTGGGGGAGACGTTTAGCCATGAGCTCGGCGATTTCTGTGGACGGCGTAATGGGATAGCCACCAAAGAAACGGGCACCAGCAGCAATGGCTCCTTCAGCGCAGGCCTGATTGCCTTGCATGAGGACAGTTGCCATAGAAAAGTTCACTCCTTTTATTTTTCAACGAATATGGCGTAGTCTGGACAGCGCAGTTCACACTGTTTGCAGCTAATGCATTTGGATTCGTCAAGAATTTCTACTTTTTCAATTTCGTTTACTTTGAGTACTGCTTTGGGGCAAAAGGTTACGCAAATGCCGCAGCCTTTGCAGCGTTTTGTTTCGATTTTCAAGCTCATACTTTCACCTCTTTTTTGCATTGTTTAATATCACTTCAAAACTTTTTTGTTGTAAATTTTACTATAATTTTTGTATTGTAAAAAAAATTACTACAATAAGTATACTCCGTTTTTGAAATTTTGTAAACTGAAAATATGCAAAACTTTATAATATTACAAATTATAAGTTTAAAATACCTTCGTATTTATGCCACATTACCTATCATAAAAATAAAATAGCTACTTCCACGTATAGAAAGTAGCTAAGTAGCTATTTTTCGTACTAAACTTCAAGATGAATTAGCAAATTAATTCATAATGTTAGGATCCATTTCATGTATGACTTGTTCAAGTTTTTCCAGTTGACTCTTTGTTTTCGGTGAATCCCTGATAGCCACTCCCGTAATCAAAAAGTCAGCCACAAACATAGTACCTATTTCGGAATTATGAAATGACAAACTTTCAAAAGAACAAGCTAGGAAACAATCAGATAAAAGTGCCAATGGCGATGAATAACCATCTGTGATAGATAAAAGTCTCGCCCCCTTATTTTTCGCAACACGAACAACTTCGACAGTTCTTTTTGCATACCGTGGCAAACCAATAGCAATAACCAAATCCTCTGAGGAAAGTCTAGCTAATATAGCTTGCAAGCGTCCGGAGTCAGGGATCAACAACT
It includes:
- a CDS encoding 2-oxoacid:acceptor oxidoreductase subunit alpha — its product is MATVLMQGNQACAEGAIAAGARFFGGYPITPSTEIAELMAKRLPQVGGKFIQMEDEISGIGVIIGASLAGKKVLTATSGPGFSLKQELIGYAAIAEVPIVIANVQRVGPSTGQPTSPSQADIMQARWGTHGDHSIIALTPSSVPETFTLTLRAYELSEKYRVPVIMLMDEIVGHMREKIELPDSYDSIQQPMRKQPTEKPSKNYQAYHADSDKICPMPPFGAGYRYHVTGLIHDESGFPNGSPAATVAQMDRLNQKLSDNLADIVTYEEYRLEDADYAVVAFGGTARTAYAAIDQARDQGIKIGLFRPITIWPFAQKQIEALATRVKKILVAELNCGQYVGEVQKAVGGKIPVISYTKYNNEAITPAELLSGLVKLSGEEK
- a CDS encoding 4Fe-4S binding protein, whose protein sequence is MSLKIETKRCKGCGICVTFCPKAVLKVNEIEKVEILDESKCISCKQCELRCPDYAIFVEK